A window of Blautia argi genomic DNA:
ATGAAATTTTTCTTCCCCGGGCAGAGCAGATGGAGGAAGGGATTTATCTGTTTTCTCCCGGAGAGAAGAAGATAGGAGATGTCTATGAATATAAGAATACCGAACCGGATAAGGAGCTGCAGGCAAAGGCGGAAAAAGAACTGCCCGGCTGGACGATGAAAAAAACATTTTGTCTTCTGGAAAACACGGAAGAGATTTTTCTTTTCCGGGAATATGCCATGGTTCTGGACTGGGAAAGGCTGTGTGAAGGCAGGGAGGGCAGAATCATTGGCTGGAGCGGTGTAGACTGGGAGATTTACGAGGAAACCGCAGTACCTTTTCCGCCGGAAATAAGAAGTGATACCTATAACATGGAGGACGGTTATATGGTGGTTGGAAACCATATTGGGTATGGAGAGGAACTTGATGAATTTGGCGCGAGAAAGCATATGAATGATGTGATGTTTTCTATTTGGACAAAATAAAGCAGTGGAGGAAAAGGCATGGAAATTTACAATCGGAGAACGCCGGGCAGTGTCACGGGAATTGTGTTTCTTCTGCTGGGAATCTCAGGAGTTTTGGAAAATATTTCAGACATGTGGGTTAATTTTACACTGGGGAAAGAGATTCAGAAACTGGATCAGACACTGGCAAGGGATTCCTTTCTTGCAGGGTGTTTTGAAGGTGTTTTCGCACTGTTGTTTTTGATTCTTGCGTTTGCGGGAGTTGTAAAAATTACCAGAGTAATACGTTTCTGGCGTATAAAAAGAATTTTAGGCGACAGGGCTATGATTTCTCTGGAAGAACTGTCCCGTAAGCTGCATTGTTCACAAAAACGGCTTCGCAGGGAGCTGGAAAAAATGATACAGCACAATTTCTTTCTGCAGGGGCATCTGAATCAGGAGTATACCTGCTTTATTGTCACAGACCGCAGGTATAAGGAATACCAGAAGATTTTATCCGAATGGAAGCGGGAGCAGAGTTACTGGCAGGAAAAGGGCTTTGATGAGGAGAAGCAAAAAGTTGTGGAGCAGGCGCAGAACTGTCTTACGGAAATCCGAAGTCTGACAGAGAGGATTTGTTTACAGAATCAGACAGATTTTGGAATGGAAGCAGATTTGCAAAAGCTGGAAAAAGGGGTAGAAAAGCTGATTTCCGCATGCAGACACGACCCTCAGAATCTGCCTCAGATGAGCTTGTTTCTGAATTACTATCTTCCTACTGCAGAAAAATTTGTAAGAGAATATGCCTGGATAGCAGATGGGGAACAGACCGGTGATAACAGGGAAGAGCTGAGAAGAGAGCTTTTTAAAGGTGTGAGGGAACTGGCAGAGGCATTTGAGGAATTATCGCAGCGCCTTTGCGATTCTATGGAGTCTGACATCTTTGACGATATTGCGGCACTGGAGAAGATGATGGAGCAGAGAGAGAAAGGAGGATATCTCGGTGACAGGAAGAAAGTTTTTAAGCGCGGCTGAGTTTGTGCTGGGTATTTTTCTGTTTTTGGACAGTCTTATGTACATCATTCGTACGTTTTCTATGAGGCGAAGTCCGGAGTTTTATGCTGTGGGATTTCGTTTGTGGAACGTGGATATGCTGGTGGCAGCAGGATTGGCAATTCTGGGAATTTTTCTGGTCTGTCATAGTCGGAAAACCGTGCTTTTTCAGCGCTTGTACAGAACCTTTCAAAGTGTAGCTGCAAAAAGAGATATGGTATCCGTAGCAGAACTATGTGAAGAGGGGCATTGTTCTAAAAGAAAGGGATTAGAGTACCTGGAGAAGATGCTGGATAAAAATTTGTTTCCAGGTGCAAAACTTGACTGGCAAAAGGGAATGGTTTTGCTTACGGAGGAAGCGGCAAAAGAGTACCAACAGGTATGGGAAAGCTGGACGGAGAAGCAGAAAAAGTATAGGGGAGCAGGCATTCCCCTGAAGGAACAGGAGATTTTTCTCTTGGGCGCAGTACAGGCGGAAGAACTTGGGAAGCTGGCAGAGCAGATACAGCAGCCGGAAATTCACAGGCGTTTGGGAGAGATTGCTTCTTTTTATGAGAAGCGATACAGTCATATGGAAAAAGAGAAGCCAAATACAGAGTTTCTCACTGCTGTGGCAAAGGAGTATTTTCCTCAGGTAAAAGATATGGCAGAGGACTATATTCAGATGGAAACACTGGACAGCACAGTGGGAGAATCCCTTTCCGCCCAACGATTCCGGGATTTTCTATATAGATTTCCGGGAATGGGAAAATAAAAGGATTCACCGCTTTTCAGATGAATCGCTTTATGTTAAGCTATTGCTATATATTTTAGATGAATACTACAGGAGGAATTTATGGATATTCAAGAGTTTCAGGAGAAATTAAAAGATATACAGACCTTGGCAATGCAGAATGGAAAGCAGGTTCATAGGGAATTGGTGGAGCAGTTTTTTGAGGAACCGGGTATGGATAAGGACAAGCTGCAAAAGGTGTATGATTTTCTGGAAATCCAGGGAATCTATATAGAAGGATACAGCAGAAAGAATAGGAGTTCTGTTGCAGAAAACAGGTCTGAATCTGCTGCAGCCTCAGATATGGATTCTGTATCAGGGGACAGCTCTGCTTTTTGTGGGGACAGAGAGAACAGAGCTGAGATGGCTACACAGACAGAACAGACGGCGCTGACCTCTGAAGAAGAAACATTTCTGGAAGAATATCTGGAAGGTTTTGTTTTGCCGGAAT
This region includes:
- a CDS encoding 5-bromo-4-chloroindolyl phosphate hydrolysis family protein; the protein is MEIYNRRTPGSVTGIVFLLLGISGVLENISDMWVNFTLGKEIQKLDQTLARDSFLAGCFEGVFALLFLILAFAGVVKITRVIRFWRIKRILGDRAMISLEELSRKLHCSQKRLRRELEKMIQHNFFLQGHLNQEYTCFIVTDRRYKEYQKILSEWKREQSYWQEKGFDEEKQKVVEQAQNCLTEIRSLTERICLQNQTDFGMEADLQKLEKGVEKLISACRHDPQNLPQMSLFLNYYLPTAEKFVREYAWIADGEQTGDNREELRRELFKGVRELAEAFEELSQRLCDSMESDIFDDIAALEKMMEQREKGGYLGDRKKVFKRG